TTTTTACAGCAGGCCGCGGTCGAAAAATACTCCCAGCCATTCTCACGGGTTAAAGGGCGTGTGCGTTCGATGAACGGTACTTTTTCGGGCGGCACATTGGAGAGCTTTCGTTTGACGATAAAGGCGGCGGCGAAAAATCCAGAACTCATTAAAGTATTGACCAACCCCTTTGCATTAACCGGTTCATTTTCTGGTCCGGTACAGCCCTCGGGTATGGCCCCGGTCTTTGATCAAGAGCTTAATAGCTGGTCAGCTCCGTTTGTGATGGCGACAATCAATACTAAAAACATACACCGCAGCAACGTACTGTTAGCGCATCAATACGGTGAGGATTTTGTCTATGACGAGATGCTGTTGACTGGCCCCGGCGAGAAAGGTGAGGCAATGGCCAATATGGTTGCGCAAGATAAATCCATGGCAAATGACCCGATGAAACCAGGTGAAGGCCCTTCAAAAGAGTCACGCGAAGCTGGGTTTTATGATGTTTTATTTGTCGGCTCAAACGACAACGGTGATACATTGATGGCCAGTGTCAAAGGCGACAAAGACCCCGGCTATGGCTCAACCTGTAAGATGATCAGCGAAAGTGCAATTTGTTTACTAAAGCGCTTAGATATCGCCGGCGGCGGTATCTGGACACCCGCTTCGGCGATGGGTTCGTTACTGATTGATCGCCTGCAAGATAACGCCGGTTTGACCTTTCAGCTAGAGCGCTAAGCTTTAAACATTGCCTTGATTGCTTGTAGGGTATGCTGCCAACCCGTACAGCATATACCAAACGTTAGTGCTCATCATCGACGGGCAGACGAATATCAAAGCATACGCCGGTTTGATCATCTAGGTTGTAGCCCTTGATCGAACCGCGATGAAACTCGACGATTAATTTAACGATATGGAGCCCGAGGCCAAGGTGGCCATCGTCGCCCTTGTTTTCCCGCATCGATACCATATTGTCAAATAACTGGTGCTGCAGTTTTTGTGGTAACAGCGGCCCCTCGTTAGTCACGGTGATAATGCGAGCGTGGGAAGAGAGGGTGTAATCGATGCTGATAACGCCGCCGTCTGGGCAGAAATCAGCGGCGTTATCGACCAGCTTGTCGAGCATTTGCACGATCAACTCTGGCACCATTACTGCGCTGTCATCGGCGGTTTTTCTTTCGCTTGTTGTTGAA
The sequence above is drawn from the Sinobacterium norvegicum genome and encodes:
- a CDS encoding saccharopine dehydrogenase family protein → MSAKKKFGVVVYGATGYTGRLVCEYLNKQYGVNGEVTWAMAGRSQEKLVQVRDAMGIPNDVPLVIADADQPATVQAMIESTQVVLTTVGPYQKYGSDLVRLCSELGTDYVDLCGEPAWMHDMIAAHAETAKASGARIVFSCGFDSIPFDLGVHFLQQAAVEKYSQPFSRVKGRVRSMNGTFSGGTLESFRLTIKAAAKNPELIKVLTNPFALTGSFSGPVQPSGMAPVFDQELNSWSAPFVMATINTKNIHRSNVLLAHQYGEDFVYDEMLLTGPGEKGEAMANMVAQDKSMANDPMKPGEGPSKESREAGFYDVLFVGSNDNGDTLMASVKGDKDPGYGSTCKMISESAICLLKRLDIAGGGIWTPASAMGSLLIDRLQDNAGLTFQLER